One Astatotilapia calliptera chromosome 1, fAstCal1.2, whole genome shotgun sequence DNA segment encodes these proteins:
- the bdnf gene encoding neurotrophic factor BDNF precursor form isoform X3, which yields MTILFLTMVISYFSCMRAAPLRDAPGMRGHRTEGYLGAAATAERGHGTPQSGGGPGQRGELPSLTDTFEQVIEELLEVEGEAAQLGQGADKSQGGGGPSSVVTTEAKDVDLYNSRVMISNQVPLEPPLLFLLEEYKNYLDAANMSMRVRRHSDPSRRGELSVCDSISQWVTAVDKKTAIDMSGQQVTVMEKVPVPNGQLKQYFYETKCNPMGYTKEGCRGIDKRHYNSQCRTTQSYVRALTMDSKKKIGWRFIRIDTSCVCTLTIKRGR from the coding sequence ATGACCATCCTGTTCCTTACTATGGTTATTTCATACTTCAGTTGCATGAGAGCTGCGCCCCTGAGAGATGCCCCGGGCATGCGGGGCCATCGGACGGAAGGCTACTTGGGCGCTGCTGCAACGGCCGAAAGAGGCCACGGGACTCCCCAGAGCGGTGGAGGCCCAGGCCAGCGTGGGGAACtgccctcgctcacagacacgtTTGAGCAAGTGATAGAGGAGTTGCTGGAGGTGGAGGGCGAGGCGGCGCAGCTGGGACAGGGGGCCGATAAGAGCCAGGGAGGTGGTGGCCCATCCTCTGTGGTCACCACGGAGGCCAAGGATGTCGATCTGTACAACTCACGGGTGATGATCAGCAACCAAGTGCCTTTGGAGCCACCGTTGCTCTTTCTCCTGGAGGAATACAAAAACTATCTGGATGCCGCTAATATGTCCATGAGGGTGCGGCGACACTCCGATCCCTCACGACGTGGAgagctcagtgtgtgtgacagtattAGCCAGTGGGTGACAGCTGTGGATAAAAAGACTGCAATAGACATGTCCGGGCAGCAAGTTACCGTCATGGAAAAGGTCCCTGTCCCCAATGGCCAACTGAAGCAATACTTTTATGAGACCAAATGCAACCCCATGGGGTACACAAAGGAGGGCTGCAGAGGAATAGACAAGCGGCATTATAATTCCCAATGCAGGACAACCCAGTCCTACGTGCGAGCGCTTACCATGGATAGCAAAAAGAAGATTGGCTGGCGGTTTATAAGGATAGACACTTCATGTGTATGCACATTGACCATTAAAAGAGGGAGATAG
- the bdnf gene encoding neurotrophic factor BDNF precursor form isoform X1, whose translation MSDEADVDKACVRKDCVAFLCSGYAGTVRGFHQVRRVMTILFLTMVISYFSCMRAAPLRDAPGMRGHRTEGYLGAAATAERGHGTPQSGGGPGQRGELPSLTDTFEQVIEELLEVEGEAAQLGQGADKSQGGGGPSSVVTTEAKDVDLYNSRVMISNQVPLEPPLLFLLEEYKNYLDAANMSMRVRRHSDPSRRGELSVCDSISQWVTAVDKKTAIDMSGQQVTVMEKVPVPNGQLKQYFYETKCNPMGYTKEGCRGIDKRHYNSQCRTTQSYVRALTMDSKKKIGWRFIRIDTSCVCTLTIKRGR comes from the coding sequence TTCCACCAGGTTAGAAGAGTGATGACCATCCTGTTCCTTACTATGGTTATTTCATACTTCAGTTGCATGAGAGCTGCGCCCCTGAGAGATGCCCCGGGCATGCGGGGCCATCGGACGGAAGGCTACTTGGGCGCTGCTGCAACGGCCGAAAGAGGCCACGGGACTCCCCAGAGCGGTGGAGGCCCAGGCCAGCGTGGGGAACtgccctcgctcacagacacgtTTGAGCAAGTGATAGAGGAGTTGCTGGAGGTGGAGGGCGAGGCGGCGCAGCTGGGACAGGGGGCCGATAAGAGCCAGGGAGGTGGTGGCCCATCCTCTGTGGTCACCACGGAGGCCAAGGATGTCGATCTGTACAACTCACGGGTGATGATCAGCAACCAAGTGCCTTTGGAGCCACCGTTGCTCTTTCTCCTGGAGGAATACAAAAACTATCTGGATGCCGCTAATATGTCCATGAGGGTGCGGCGACACTCCGATCCCTCACGACGTGGAgagctcagtgtgtgtgacagtattAGCCAGTGGGTGACAGCTGTGGATAAAAAGACTGCAATAGACATGTCCGGGCAGCAAGTTACCGTCATGGAAAAGGTCCCTGTCCCCAATGGCCAACTGAAGCAATACTTTTATGAGACCAAATGCAACCCCATGGGGTACACAAAGGAGGGCTGCAGAGGAATAGACAAGCGGCATTATAATTCCCAATGCAGGACAACCCAGTCCTACGTGCGAGCGCTTACCATGGATAGCAAAAAGAAGATTGGCTGGCGGTTTATAAGGATAGACACTTCATGTGTATGCACATTGACCATTAAAAGAGGGAGATAG
- the bdnf gene encoding neurotrophic factor BDNF precursor form isoform X2, giving the protein MFHQVRRVMTILFLTMVISYFSCMRAAPLRDAPGMRGHRTEGYLGAAATAERGHGTPQSGGGPGQRGELPSLTDTFEQVIEELLEVEGEAAQLGQGADKSQGGGGPSSVVTTEAKDVDLYNSRVMISNQVPLEPPLLFLLEEYKNYLDAANMSMRVRRHSDPSRRGELSVCDSISQWVTAVDKKTAIDMSGQQVTVMEKVPVPNGQLKQYFYETKCNPMGYTKEGCRGIDKRHYNSQCRTTQSYVRALTMDSKKKIGWRFIRIDTSCVCTLTIKRGR; this is encoded by the coding sequence TTCCACCAGGTTAGAAGAGTGATGACCATCCTGTTCCTTACTATGGTTATTTCATACTTCAGTTGCATGAGAGCTGCGCCCCTGAGAGATGCCCCGGGCATGCGGGGCCATCGGACGGAAGGCTACTTGGGCGCTGCTGCAACGGCCGAAAGAGGCCACGGGACTCCCCAGAGCGGTGGAGGCCCAGGCCAGCGTGGGGAACtgccctcgctcacagacacgtTTGAGCAAGTGATAGAGGAGTTGCTGGAGGTGGAGGGCGAGGCGGCGCAGCTGGGACAGGGGGCCGATAAGAGCCAGGGAGGTGGTGGCCCATCCTCTGTGGTCACCACGGAGGCCAAGGATGTCGATCTGTACAACTCACGGGTGATGATCAGCAACCAAGTGCCTTTGGAGCCACCGTTGCTCTTTCTCCTGGAGGAATACAAAAACTATCTGGATGCCGCTAATATGTCCATGAGGGTGCGGCGACACTCCGATCCCTCACGACGTGGAgagctcagtgtgtgtgacagtattAGCCAGTGGGTGACAGCTGTGGATAAAAAGACTGCAATAGACATGTCCGGGCAGCAAGTTACCGTCATGGAAAAGGTCCCTGTCCCCAATGGCCAACTGAAGCAATACTTTTATGAGACCAAATGCAACCCCATGGGGTACACAAAGGAGGGCTGCAGAGGAATAGACAAGCGGCATTATAATTCCCAATGCAGGACAACCCAGTCCTACGTGCGAGCGCTTACCATGGATAGCAAAAAGAAGATTGGCTGGCGGTTTATAAGGATAGACACTTCATGTGTATGCACATTGACCATTAAAAGAGGGAGATAG